The following are from one region of the Lacinutrix sp. Bg11-31 genome:
- the gap gene encoding type I glyceraldehyde-3-phosphate dehydrogenase codes for MSKLKLGINGFGRIGRIVFRATVKRSNVDVVAINDLLDVEHLAYLLKYDSVHGRFDGTIEVKDGNLVVDGKTIRVTAERDPKNLKWDEVGTDVVAECTGIFTTLETADYHIQGGAKKVVISAPSKDAPMFVMGVNDNKLTAAHTIVSNASCTTNCLAPLAKVIEDNFGIEEALMTTIHAATSTQFTVDAPSRKNYRLGRSAINNIIPTSTGAAKAVGKVIPELDGKITGMAFRVPTVDVSVVDLTVKTKKATSLAEIKAAMKKAAEGSMNGVLGYTEDAVVSQDFVSETKTSVFDADSAIELNSTFFKLVSWYDNEFGYSNKLVDLAEKVNNL; via the coding sequence ATGTCAAAATTAAAATTAGGAATTAACGGATTTGGTAGAATTGGTCGTATTGTATTTAGAGCGACTGTTAAGCGTAGCAATGTAGATGTTGTTGCAATTAACGATTTATTAGATGTTGAGCATTTAGCGTATTTATTAAAGTATGACTCTGTGCATGGAAGATTTGATGGAACTATTGAAGTTAAAGATGGTAACCTTGTTGTCGATGGAAAAACAATTAGAGTTACTGCAGAAAGAGATCCTAAAAACTTAAAGTGGGATGAAGTAGGAACAGATGTTGTTGCAGAATGTACAGGTATTTTTACAACTTTAGAAACAGCAGATTATCATATTCAAGGTGGTGCTAAAAAAGTAGTAATTTCTGCACCAAGTAAAGATGCTCCAATGTTTGTAATGGGAGTAAATGATAACAAATTAACTGCAGCACATACAATTGTATCTAACGCATCTTGTACAACAAACTGTTTAGCGCCTTTAGCTAAAGTTATCGAAGATAATTTTGGTATTGAAGAAGCATTAATGACAACTATTCACGCTGCAACCTCTACACAATTTACAGTAGATGCACCATCACGTAAAAACTATCGTTTAGGTCGTAGTGCAATAAATAATATTATTCCTACTTCTACAGGAGCAGCTAAAGCTGTTGGAAAAGTAATTCCAGAATTAGATGGGAAAATTACAGGAATGGCATTTAGAGTTCCAACTGTAGATGTATCTGTTGTGGATTTAACAGTGAAAACGAAAAAAGCAACGTCTTTAGCAGAAATTAAAGCCGCTATGAAAAAAGCAGCTGAAGGTTCTATGAATGGGGTTTTAGGATATACAGAAGATGCTGTGGTGTCTCAAGATTTTGTTAGTGAAACTAAAACAAGTGTTTTCGATGCAGATTCTGCAATCGAATTAAACTCTACATTCTTCAAATTAGTATCTTGGTATGATAATGAGTTTGGATATTCTAATAAATTAGTAGATTTAGCTGAAAAAGTAAACAACTTATAA